A region from the Cardiocondyla obscurior isolate alpha-2009 linkage group LG26, Cobs3.1, whole genome shotgun sequence genome encodes:
- the Sw gene encoding cytoplasmic dynein 1 intermediate chain isoform X8, translating to MMSDRKAELERKKAKLQAIREEKERRRREKEQKDVEEATVRASGADKDQRKEIDAMLSSLGVAPVSDVLSSLTSASSLTPEQSANATPDASLQPSSINSAQSSGRRKNRELTIVSVAHTNIPPKEPVVYSKQTQTIQTTHTSHDGLSTSSSAYTIYSSCSTTTPTHSCSAGYFETDWWRPRKAHAFDYYDEYNLNPGLEWEDEFTAEDEENSLPHMDGFQSKLPPGILPHGLPQVKEVQPAVTQVEQEKQKEKPRKEVRELSEEEKQMIILSEDFQRFLDRTSRIVERALGESVDIYTDYAGTMDGEDGMDEKSHQRLWLNRSFICERWSRNRCVTSMDWSPQFPELLAASYNNNDDTPNDPDGVCLIWNTKFKKTTPEFIFHCQSPVMSTTFARFHPNLILGGTYSGQIVLWDNRVQKRTPIQRTPLSATAHTHPVYCLSVVGTQNAHNLISISTDGKLCSWSLDMLSQPQEALELHTKQSKAIAATCLAFPHGDVNNFVMGSEDGTVYSACRHGSRAGLTETYEGHQGPVTGISAHAVQGGIDFSHLFLTSSIDWTIKLWSLKENKPLYSFEHNGDYIYDVAWSPTHPALFAAVDDSGRLDLWNLNQDTEVPAASVVVDGCPALNRVSWTPSGLHVTVGDDTGKIWVYDVAEHLAHPRIDEWNKFLYTQQDLKNNKADEELDKLNLSSGPSSLTSMTSISSVPLR from the exons ATGATGTCCGATCGTAAGGCCGAGCTGGAGAGGAAGAAAGCGAAGCTCCAGGCTATTAGAGAGGAAAAGGAGAGGCGCAGAAGGGAGAAAGAACAGAAAGAT GTGGAAGAAGCTACTGTTCGTGCCTCTGGGGCAGACAAGGATCAGCGCAAGGAGATTGATGCAATGCTGTCTTCTTTGGGCGTGGCACCGGTGTCGG ATGTGCTCTCTAGTTTGACGAGTGCGAGCTCGCTCACTCCTGAACAAAGTGCTAATGCTACACCGGATGCCAGCTTACAGCCATCAAGTATAAATTCTGCTCAAAG TTCGGGACGAAGAAAGAATCGGGAGCTCACAATCGTCTCTGTGGCGCATACAAACATTCCACCGAAGGAACCGGTCGTTTACAGCAAGCAGACGCAAACCATTCAGACTACGCATACATCCCACGACG GACTGTCCACATCGTCCTCTGCATACACCATCTACTCCTCCTGTTCAACAACAACACCAACTCACTCTTGCTCCGCAGGCTACTTTGAGACTGACTGGTGGCGTCCCAGGAAAG CTCATGCATTCGACTATTACG ACGAGTACAATCTAAATCCTGGTTTAGAATGGGAGGACGAATTTACAG CCGAAGACGAAGAAAATAGCTTGCCGCACATGGACGGTTTCCAGAGTAAGCTCCCACCAGGAATTCTTCCTCATGGGTTACCACAAGTTAAAGAAGTCCAGCCAGCCGTTACACAGGTTGAACAAGAGAAACAGAAGGAGAAGCCAAGGAAAGAAG taagGGAGCTCAGCGAAGAAGAGAAACAAATGATTATCCTCTCGGAAGACTTCCAACGGTTCCTCGATCGCACTAGCAGAATTGTAGAGAGAGCACTAGGTGAATCCGTTGATATTTACACCGATTACGCTGGTACTATGGATGGCGAAGATGGAAT GGATGAGAAGAGCCATCAACGATTATGGCTGAATCGTTCGTTTATCTGTGAACGATGGTCTCGTAATCGTTGCGTAACTTCCATGGATTGGTCACCGCAGTTCCCCGAACTTTTAGCGGCTTCGTACAATAATAACGACGACACTCCGAACGATCCTGATGGTGTATGCCTAATCTGGAACACGAAATTCAAAAAGACAACACCGGAGTTTATTTTTCACTGTCAGTCACCCGTTATGTCCACCACGTTCGCCAGATTCCATCCGAATTTGATTCTCGGTGGTACTTATTCTGGTCAAATTGTACTCTGGGACAACCGGGTACAGAAAAGGACTCCTATACAACGTACTCCTTTATCTGCTACCGCGCACACT CATCCAGTATATTGTTTGAGCGTCGTCGGAACGCAAAATGCGCACAATCTAATCAGCATTTCGACAGACGGCAAGCTGTGCTCGTGGAGTTTAGACATGCTGTCACAGCCACAAGAGGCATTGGAATTACATACAAAACAATCGAAAGCAATCGCCGCTACGTGCTTGGCCTTTCCACACGGTGAcgttaacaattttgttaTGGGAAGTGAGGATGGAACTGTTTACTCAG CTTGTCGACACGGCAGCCGTGCTGGATTGACGGAAACGTACGAGGGTCATCAAGGACCAGTTACCGGCATTAGCGCACACGCTGTACAAGGAGGGATAGATTTTTCCCATCTATTTTTGACATCTTCCATTGACTGGACTATTAAACTCTGGAGTCTAAAAGAGAACAAGCCGCTCTATTCTTTCGAGCACAACGGCGACTATATCTATGACGTTGCTTGGTCTCCGACGCATCCGGCTTTATTTGCCGCTGTTGACGATTCCGGCAGGTTGGATTTATGGAACTTGAATCAAGATACAGAGGTGCCCGCCGCCAGTGTCGTCGTTGACGGATGCCCTGCTCTCAACAGGGTATCGTGGACGCCAAGCGGATTACATGTCACTGTTGGCGACGATACCGGTAAAATATGGGTCTACGATGTCGCCGAG caTTTAGCTCATCCAAGGATCGATGAGTGGAACAAATTTCTGTACACGCAACAAGACCTGAAAAATAACAAAGCAGATGAAGAACTAGATAAACTCAATCTTAGCTCCGGGCCGTCTTCTTTAACATCTATGACATCTATTTCATCAGTACCTCTGagataa
- the Sw gene encoding cytoplasmic dynein 1 intermediate chain isoform X12, with amino-acid sequence MMSDRKAELERKKAKLQAIREEKERRRREKEQKDVEEATVRASGADKDQRKEIDAMLSSLGVAPVSDVLSSLTSASSLTPEQSANATPDASLQPSSINSAQSSGRRKNRELTIVSVAHTNIPPKEPVVYSKQTQTIQTTHTSHDGYFETDWWRPRKGGSAPNYLYEYNLNPGLEWEDEFTVLTFDDGQAEDEENSLPHMDGFQSKLPPGILPHGLPQVKEVQPAVTQVEQEKQKEKPRKEVRELSEEEKQMIILSEDFQRFLDRTSRIVERALGESVDIYTDYAGTMDGEDGMDEKSHQRLWLNRSFICERWSRNRCVTSMDWSPQFPELLAASYNNNDDTPNDPDGVCLIWNTKFKKTTPEFIFHCQSPVMSTTFARFHPNLILGGTYSGQIVLWDNRVQKRTPIQRTPLSATAHTHPVYCLSVVGTQNAHNLISISTDGKLCSWSLDMLSQPQEALELHTKQSKAIAATCLAFPHGDVNNFVMGSEDGTVYSACRHGSRAGLTETYEGHQGPVTGISAHAVQGGIDFSHLFLTSSIDWTIKLWSLKENKPLYSFEHNGDYIYDVAWSPTHPALFAAVDDSGRLDLWNLNQDTEVPAASVVVDGCPALNRVSWTPSGLHVTVGDDTGKIWVYDVAEHLAHPRIDEWNKFLYTQQDLKNNKADEELDKLNLSSGPSSLTSMTSISSVPLR; translated from the exons ATGATGTCCGATCGTAAGGCCGAGCTGGAGAGGAAGAAAGCGAAGCTCCAGGCTATTAGAGAGGAAAAGGAGAGGCGCAGAAGGGAGAAAGAACAGAAAGAT GTGGAAGAAGCTACTGTTCGTGCCTCTGGGGCAGACAAGGATCAGCGCAAGGAGATTGATGCAATGCTGTCTTCTTTGGGCGTGGCACCGGTGTCGG ATGTGCTCTCTAGTTTGACGAGTGCGAGCTCGCTCACTCCTGAACAAAGTGCTAATGCTACACCGGATGCCAGCTTACAGCCATCAAGTATAAATTCTGCTCAAAG TTCGGGACGAAGAAAGAATCGGGAGCTCACAATCGTCTCTGTGGCGCATACAAACATTCCACCGAAGGAACCGGTCGTTTACAGCAAGCAGACGCAAACCATTCAGACTACGCATACATCCCACGACG GCTACTTTGAGACTGACTGGTGGCGTCCCAGGAAAGGTGGGTCTGCACCAAACTACCTAT ACGAGTACAATCTAAATCCTGGTTTAGAATGGGAGGACGAATTTACAG TTTTGACATTTGATGATGGCCAAGCCGAAGACGAAGAAAATAGCTTGCCGCACATGGACGGTTTCCAGAGTAAGCTCCCACCAGGAATTCTTCCTCATGGGTTACCACAAGTTAAAGAAGTCCAGCCAGCCGTTACACAGGTTGAACAAGAGAAACAGAAGGAGAAGCCAAGGAAAGAAG taagGGAGCTCAGCGAAGAAGAGAAACAAATGATTATCCTCTCGGAAGACTTCCAACGGTTCCTCGATCGCACTAGCAGAATTGTAGAGAGAGCACTAGGTGAATCCGTTGATATTTACACCGATTACGCTGGTACTATGGATGGCGAAGATGGAAT GGATGAGAAGAGCCATCAACGATTATGGCTGAATCGTTCGTTTATCTGTGAACGATGGTCTCGTAATCGTTGCGTAACTTCCATGGATTGGTCACCGCAGTTCCCCGAACTTTTAGCGGCTTCGTACAATAATAACGACGACACTCCGAACGATCCTGATGGTGTATGCCTAATCTGGAACACGAAATTCAAAAAGACAACACCGGAGTTTATTTTTCACTGTCAGTCACCCGTTATGTCCACCACGTTCGCCAGATTCCATCCGAATTTGATTCTCGGTGGTACTTATTCTGGTCAAATTGTACTCTGGGACAACCGGGTACAGAAAAGGACTCCTATACAACGTACTCCTTTATCTGCTACCGCGCACACT CATCCAGTATATTGTTTGAGCGTCGTCGGAACGCAAAATGCGCACAATCTAATCAGCATTTCGACAGACGGCAAGCTGTGCTCGTGGAGTTTAGACATGCTGTCACAGCCACAAGAGGCATTGGAATTACATACAAAACAATCGAAAGCAATCGCCGCTACGTGCTTGGCCTTTCCACACGGTGAcgttaacaattttgttaTGGGAAGTGAGGATGGAACTGTTTACTCAG CTTGTCGACACGGCAGCCGTGCTGGATTGACGGAAACGTACGAGGGTCATCAAGGACCAGTTACCGGCATTAGCGCACACGCTGTACAAGGAGGGATAGATTTTTCCCATCTATTTTTGACATCTTCCATTGACTGGACTATTAAACTCTGGAGTCTAAAAGAGAACAAGCCGCTCTATTCTTTCGAGCACAACGGCGACTATATCTATGACGTTGCTTGGTCTCCGACGCATCCGGCTTTATTTGCCGCTGTTGACGATTCCGGCAGGTTGGATTTATGGAACTTGAATCAAGATACAGAGGTGCCCGCCGCCAGTGTCGTCGTTGACGGATGCCCTGCTCTCAACAGGGTATCGTGGACGCCAAGCGGATTACATGTCACTGTTGGCGACGATACCGGTAAAATATGGGTCTACGATGTCGCCGAG caTTTAGCTCATCCAAGGATCGATGAGTGGAACAAATTTCTGTACACGCAACAAGACCTGAAAAATAACAAAGCAGATGAAGAACTAGATAAACTCAATCTTAGCTCCGGGCCGTCTTCTTTAACATCTATGACATCTATTTCATCAGTACCTCTGagataa
- the Sw gene encoding cytoplasmic dynein 1 intermediate chain isoform X25, with protein MMSDRKAELERKKAKLQAIREEKERRRREKEQKDVEEATVRASGADKDQRKEIDAMLSSLGVAPVSDVLSSLTSASSLTPEQSANATPDASLQPSSINSAQSSGRRKNRELTIVSVAHTNIPPKEPVVYSKQTQTIQTTHTSHDGYFETDWWRPRKAEDEENSLPHMDGFQSKLPPGILPHGLPQVKEVQPAVTQVEQEKQKEKPRKEVRELSEEEKQMIILSEDFQRFLDRTSRIVERALGESVDIYTDYAGTMDGEDGMDEKSHQRLWLNRSFICERWSRNRCVTSMDWSPQFPELLAASYNNNDDTPNDPDGVCLIWNTKFKKTTPEFIFHCQSPVMSTTFARFHPNLILGGTYSGQIVLWDNRVQKRTPIQRTPLSATAHTHPVYCLSVVGTQNAHNLISISTDGKLCSWSLDMLSQPQEALELHTKQSKAIAATCLAFPHGDVNNFVMGSEDGTVYSACRHGSRAGLTETYEGHQGPVTGISAHAVQGGIDFSHLFLTSSIDWTIKLWSLKENKPLYSFEHNGDYIYDVAWSPTHPALFAAVDDSGRLDLWNLNQDTEVPAASVVVDGCPALNRVSWTPSGLHVTVGDDTGKIWVYDVAEHLAHPRIDEWNKFLYTQQDLKNNKADEELDKLNLSSGPSSLTSMTSISSVPLR; from the exons ATGATGTCCGATCGTAAGGCCGAGCTGGAGAGGAAGAAAGCGAAGCTCCAGGCTATTAGAGAGGAAAAGGAGAGGCGCAGAAGGGAGAAAGAACAGAAAGAT GTGGAAGAAGCTACTGTTCGTGCCTCTGGGGCAGACAAGGATCAGCGCAAGGAGATTGATGCAATGCTGTCTTCTTTGGGCGTGGCACCGGTGTCGG ATGTGCTCTCTAGTTTGACGAGTGCGAGCTCGCTCACTCCTGAACAAAGTGCTAATGCTACACCGGATGCCAGCTTACAGCCATCAAGTATAAATTCTGCTCAAAG TTCGGGACGAAGAAAGAATCGGGAGCTCACAATCGTCTCTGTGGCGCATACAAACATTCCACCGAAGGAACCGGTCGTTTACAGCAAGCAGACGCAAACCATTCAGACTACGCATACATCCCACGACG GCTACTTTGAGACTGACTGGTGGCGTCCCAGGAAAG CCGAAGACGAAGAAAATAGCTTGCCGCACATGGACGGTTTCCAGAGTAAGCTCCCACCAGGAATTCTTCCTCATGGGTTACCACAAGTTAAAGAAGTCCAGCCAGCCGTTACACAGGTTGAACAAGAGAAACAGAAGGAGAAGCCAAGGAAAGAAG taagGGAGCTCAGCGAAGAAGAGAAACAAATGATTATCCTCTCGGAAGACTTCCAACGGTTCCTCGATCGCACTAGCAGAATTGTAGAGAGAGCACTAGGTGAATCCGTTGATATTTACACCGATTACGCTGGTACTATGGATGGCGAAGATGGAAT GGATGAGAAGAGCCATCAACGATTATGGCTGAATCGTTCGTTTATCTGTGAACGATGGTCTCGTAATCGTTGCGTAACTTCCATGGATTGGTCACCGCAGTTCCCCGAACTTTTAGCGGCTTCGTACAATAATAACGACGACACTCCGAACGATCCTGATGGTGTATGCCTAATCTGGAACACGAAATTCAAAAAGACAACACCGGAGTTTATTTTTCACTGTCAGTCACCCGTTATGTCCACCACGTTCGCCAGATTCCATCCGAATTTGATTCTCGGTGGTACTTATTCTGGTCAAATTGTACTCTGGGACAACCGGGTACAGAAAAGGACTCCTATACAACGTACTCCTTTATCTGCTACCGCGCACACT CATCCAGTATATTGTTTGAGCGTCGTCGGAACGCAAAATGCGCACAATCTAATCAGCATTTCGACAGACGGCAAGCTGTGCTCGTGGAGTTTAGACATGCTGTCACAGCCACAAGAGGCATTGGAATTACATACAAAACAATCGAAAGCAATCGCCGCTACGTGCTTGGCCTTTCCACACGGTGAcgttaacaattttgttaTGGGAAGTGAGGATGGAACTGTTTACTCAG CTTGTCGACACGGCAGCCGTGCTGGATTGACGGAAACGTACGAGGGTCATCAAGGACCAGTTACCGGCATTAGCGCACACGCTGTACAAGGAGGGATAGATTTTTCCCATCTATTTTTGACATCTTCCATTGACTGGACTATTAAACTCTGGAGTCTAAAAGAGAACAAGCCGCTCTATTCTTTCGAGCACAACGGCGACTATATCTATGACGTTGCTTGGTCTCCGACGCATCCGGCTTTATTTGCCGCTGTTGACGATTCCGGCAGGTTGGATTTATGGAACTTGAATCAAGATACAGAGGTGCCCGCCGCCAGTGTCGTCGTTGACGGATGCCCTGCTCTCAACAGGGTATCGTGGACGCCAAGCGGATTACATGTCACTGTTGGCGACGATACCGGTAAAATATGGGTCTACGATGTCGCCGAG caTTTAGCTCATCCAAGGATCGATGAGTGGAACAAATTTCTGTACACGCAACAAGACCTGAAAAATAACAAAGCAGATGAAGAACTAGATAAACTCAATCTTAGCTCCGGGCCGTCTTCTTTAACATCTATGACATCTATTTCATCAGTACCTCTGagataa
- the Sw gene encoding cytoplasmic dynein 1 intermediate chain isoform X3, with protein MMSDRKAELERKKAKLQAIREEKERRRREKEQKDVEEATVRASGADKDQRKEIDAMLSSLGVAPVSDVLSSLTSASSLTPEQSANATPDASLQPSSINSAQSSGRRKNRELTIVSVAHTNIPPKEPVVYSKQTQTIQTTHTSHDGLSTSSSAYTIYSSCSTTTPTHSCSAGYFETDWWRPRKGGSAPNYLSHAFDYYDEYNLNPGLEWEDEFTAEDEENSLPHMDGFQSKLPPGILPHGLPQVKEVQPAVTQVEQEKQKEKPRKEVRELSEEEKQMIILSEDFQRFLDRTSRIVERALGESVDIYTDYAGTMDGEDGMDEKSHQRLWLNRSFICERWSRNRCVTSMDWSPQFPELLAASYNNNDDTPNDPDGVCLIWNTKFKKTTPEFIFHCQSPVMSTTFARFHPNLILGGTYSGQIVLWDNRVQKRTPIQRTPLSATAHTHPVYCLSVVGTQNAHNLISISTDGKLCSWSLDMLSQPQEALELHTKQSKAIAATCLAFPHGDVNNFVMGSEDGTVYSACRHGSRAGLTETYEGHQGPVTGISAHAVQGGIDFSHLFLTSSIDWTIKLWSLKENKPLYSFEHNGDYIYDVAWSPTHPALFAAVDDSGRLDLWNLNQDTEVPAASVVVDGCPALNRVSWTPSGLHVTVGDDTGKIWVYDVAEHLAHPRIDEWNKFLYTQQDLKNNKADEELDKLNLSSGPSSLTSMTSISSVPLR; from the exons ATGATGTCCGATCGTAAGGCCGAGCTGGAGAGGAAGAAAGCGAAGCTCCAGGCTATTAGAGAGGAAAAGGAGAGGCGCAGAAGGGAGAAAGAACAGAAAGAT GTGGAAGAAGCTACTGTTCGTGCCTCTGGGGCAGACAAGGATCAGCGCAAGGAGATTGATGCAATGCTGTCTTCTTTGGGCGTGGCACCGGTGTCGG ATGTGCTCTCTAGTTTGACGAGTGCGAGCTCGCTCACTCCTGAACAAAGTGCTAATGCTACACCGGATGCCAGCTTACAGCCATCAAGTATAAATTCTGCTCAAAG TTCGGGACGAAGAAAGAATCGGGAGCTCACAATCGTCTCTGTGGCGCATACAAACATTCCACCGAAGGAACCGGTCGTTTACAGCAAGCAGACGCAAACCATTCAGACTACGCATACATCCCACGACG GACTGTCCACATCGTCCTCTGCATACACCATCTACTCCTCCTGTTCAACAACAACACCAACTCACTCTTGCTCCGCAGGCTACTTTGAGACTGACTGGTGGCGTCCCAGGAAAGGTGGGTCTGCACCAAACTACCTAT CTCATGCATTCGACTATTACG ACGAGTACAATCTAAATCCTGGTTTAGAATGGGAGGACGAATTTACAG CCGAAGACGAAGAAAATAGCTTGCCGCACATGGACGGTTTCCAGAGTAAGCTCCCACCAGGAATTCTTCCTCATGGGTTACCACAAGTTAAAGAAGTCCAGCCAGCCGTTACACAGGTTGAACAAGAGAAACAGAAGGAGAAGCCAAGGAAAGAAG taagGGAGCTCAGCGAAGAAGAGAAACAAATGATTATCCTCTCGGAAGACTTCCAACGGTTCCTCGATCGCACTAGCAGAATTGTAGAGAGAGCACTAGGTGAATCCGTTGATATTTACACCGATTACGCTGGTACTATGGATGGCGAAGATGGAAT GGATGAGAAGAGCCATCAACGATTATGGCTGAATCGTTCGTTTATCTGTGAACGATGGTCTCGTAATCGTTGCGTAACTTCCATGGATTGGTCACCGCAGTTCCCCGAACTTTTAGCGGCTTCGTACAATAATAACGACGACACTCCGAACGATCCTGATGGTGTATGCCTAATCTGGAACACGAAATTCAAAAAGACAACACCGGAGTTTATTTTTCACTGTCAGTCACCCGTTATGTCCACCACGTTCGCCAGATTCCATCCGAATTTGATTCTCGGTGGTACTTATTCTGGTCAAATTGTACTCTGGGACAACCGGGTACAGAAAAGGACTCCTATACAACGTACTCCTTTATCTGCTACCGCGCACACT CATCCAGTATATTGTTTGAGCGTCGTCGGAACGCAAAATGCGCACAATCTAATCAGCATTTCGACAGACGGCAAGCTGTGCTCGTGGAGTTTAGACATGCTGTCACAGCCACAAGAGGCATTGGAATTACATACAAAACAATCGAAAGCAATCGCCGCTACGTGCTTGGCCTTTCCACACGGTGAcgttaacaattttgttaTGGGAAGTGAGGATGGAACTGTTTACTCAG CTTGTCGACACGGCAGCCGTGCTGGATTGACGGAAACGTACGAGGGTCATCAAGGACCAGTTACCGGCATTAGCGCACACGCTGTACAAGGAGGGATAGATTTTTCCCATCTATTTTTGACATCTTCCATTGACTGGACTATTAAACTCTGGAGTCTAAAAGAGAACAAGCCGCTCTATTCTTTCGAGCACAACGGCGACTATATCTATGACGTTGCTTGGTCTCCGACGCATCCGGCTTTATTTGCCGCTGTTGACGATTCCGGCAGGTTGGATTTATGGAACTTGAATCAAGATACAGAGGTGCCCGCCGCCAGTGTCGTCGTTGACGGATGCCCTGCTCTCAACAGGGTATCGTGGACGCCAAGCGGATTACATGTCACTGTTGGCGACGATACCGGTAAAATATGGGTCTACGATGTCGCCGAG caTTTAGCTCATCCAAGGATCGATGAGTGGAACAAATTTCTGTACACGCAACAAGACCTGAAAAATAACAAAGCAGATGAAGAACTAGATAAACTCAATCTTAGCTCCGGGCCGTCTTCTTTAACATCTATGACATCTATTTCATCAGTACCTCTGagataa
- the Sw gene encoding cytoplasmic dynein 1 intermediate chain isoform X19, whose product MMSDRKAELERKKAKLQAIREEKERRRREKEQKDVEEATVRASGADKDQRKEIDAMLSSLGVAPVSDVLSSLTSASSLTPEQSANATPDASLQPSSINSAQSSGRRKNRELTIVSVAHTNIPPKEPVVYSKQTQTIQTTHTSHDGYFETDWWRPRKDEYNLNPGLEWEDEFTAEDEENSLPHMDGFQSKLPPGILPHGLPQVKEVQPAVTQVEQEKQKEKPRKEVRELSEEEKQMIILSEDFQRFLDRTSRIVERALGESVDIYTDYAGTMDGEDGMDEKSHQRLWLNRSFICERWSRNRCVTSMDWSPQFPELLAASYNNNDDTPNDPDGVCLIWNTKFKKTTPEFIFHCQSPVMSTTFARFHPNLILGGTYSGQIVLWDNRVQKRTPIQRTPLSATAHTHPVYCLSVVGTQNAHNLISISTDGKLCSWSLDMLSQPQEALELHTKQSKAIAATCLAFPHGDVNNFVMGSEDGTVYSACRHGSRAGLTETYEGHQGPVTGISAHAVQGGIDFSHLFLTSSIDWTIKLWSLKENKPLYSFEHNGDYIYDVAWSPTHPALFAAVDDSGRLDLWNLNQDTEVPAASVVVDGCPALNRVSWTPSGLHVTVGDDTGKIWVYDVAEHLAHPRIDEWNKFLYTQQDLKNNKADEELDKLNLSSGPSSLTSMTSISSVPLR is encoded by the exons ATGATGTCCGATCGTAAGGCCGAGCTGGAGAGGAAGAAAGCGAAGCTCCAGGCTATTAGAGAGGAAAAGGAGAGGCGCAGAAGGGAGAAAGAACAGAAAGAT GTGGAAGAAGCTACTGTTCGTGCCTCTGGGGCAGACAAGGATCAGCGCAAGGAGATTGATGCAATGCTGTCTTCTTTGGGCGTGGCACCGGTGTCGG ATGTGCTCTCTAGTTTGACGAGTGCGAGCTCGCTCACTCCTGAACAAAGTGCTAATGCTACACCGGATGCCAGCTTACAGCCATCAAGTATAAATTCTGCTCAAAG TTCGGGACGAAGAAAGAATCGGGAGCTCACAATCGTCTCTGTGGCGCATACAAACATTCCACCGAAGGAACCGGTCGTTTACAGCAAGCAGACGCAAACCATTCAGACTACGCATACATCCCACGACG GCTACTTTGAGACTGACTGGTGGCGTCCCAGGAAAG ACGAGTACAATCTAAATCCTGGTTTAGAATGGGAGGACGAATTTACAG CCGAAGACGAAGAAAATAGCTTGCCGCACATGGACGGTTTCCAGAGTAAGCTCCCACCAGGAATTCTTCCTCATGGGTTACCACAAGTTAAAGAAGTCCAGCCAGCCGTTACACAGGTTGAACAAGAGAAACAGAAGGAGAAGCCAAGGAAAGAAG taagGGAGCTCAGCGAAGAAGAGAAACAAATGATTATCCTCTCGGAAGACTTCCAACGGTTCCTCGATCGCACTAGCAGAATTGTAGAGAGAGCACTAGGTGAATCCGTTGATATTTACACCGATTACGCTGGTACTATGGATGGCGAAGATGGAAT GGATGAGAAGAGCCATCAACGATTATGGCTGAATCGTTCGTTTATCTGTGAACGATGGTCTCGTAATCGTTGCGTAACTTCCATGGATTGGTCACCGCAGTTCCCCGAACTTTTAGCGGCTTCGTACAATAATAACGACGACACTCCGAACGATCCTGATGGTGTATGCCTAATCTGGAACACGAAATTCAAAAAGACAACACCGGAGTTTATTTTTCACTGTCAGTCACCCGTTATGTCCACCACGTTCGCCAGATTCCATCCGAATTTGATTCTCGGTGGTACTTATTCTGGTCAAATTGTACTCTGGGACAACCGGGTACAGAAAAGGACTCCTATACAACGTACTCCTTTATCTGCTACCGCGCACACT CATCCAGTATATTGTTTGAGCGTCGTCGGAACGCAAAATGCGCACAATCTAATCAGCATTTCGACAGACGGCAAGCTGTGCTCGTGGAGTTTAGACATGCTGTCACAGCCACAAGAGGCATTGGAATTACATACAAAACAATCGAAAGCAATCGCCGCTACGTGCTTGGCCTTTCCACACGGTGAcgttaacaattttgttaTGGGAAGTGAGGATGGAACTGTTTACTCAG CTTGTCGACACGGCAGCCGTGCTGGATTGACGGAAACGTACGAGGGTCATCAAGGACCAGTTACCGGCATTAGCGCACACGCTGTACAAGGAGGGATAGATTTTTCCCATCTATTTTTGACATCTTCCATTGACTGGACTATTAAACTCTGGAGTCTAAAAGAGAACAAGCCGCTCTATTCTTTCGAGCACAACGGCGACTATATCTATGACGTTGCTTGGTCTCCGACGCATCCGGCTTTATTTGCCGCTGTTGACGATTCCGGCAGGTTGGATTTATGGAACTTGAATCAAGATACAGAGGTGCCCGCCGCCAGTGTCGTCGTTGACGGATGCCCTGCTCTCAACAGGGTATCGTGGACGCCAAGCGGATTACATGTCACTGTTGGCGACGATACCGGTAAAATATGGGTCTACGATGTCGCCGAG caTTTAGCTCATCCAAGGATCGATGAGTGGAACAAATTTCTGTACACGCAACAAGACCTGAAAAATAACAAAGCAGATGAAGAACTAGATAAACTCAATCTTAGCTCCGGGCCGTCTTCTTTAACATCTATGACATCTATTTCATCAGTACCTCTGagataa